In Picosynechococcus sp. PCC 7002, the following are encoded in one genomic region:
- the ileS gene encoding isoleucine--tRNA ligase codes for MTDAKSYKDTVNLPKTTFNMRANAPQKEPEIQKFWQENRIYEDLAQNNPKDFFTLHDGPPYANGDLHMGHALNKVLKDIINKYKLLQGYKTHYVPGWDCHGLPIELKVLQNLSADARQNLTPLKLRYKARDFALKTQKAQAAGFQRYGVWGDWENPYLTLTPEYEAAQIGVFGDMALKGYIYRGLKPVHWSPSSQTALAEAELEYPEGHTSQSIYVSFPITDLSPEAKATLGEFADSLGVAIWTTTPWTLPGNLAVAINPDLEYAVVETDGSLCAQKYLVVAKDLAESLTKTFDAALTVKTSFKGEILEHCTYQHPLYNRTSPVVAGGDYITTESGTGLVHTAPGHGQEDYITGQKYGLPILSPVDAEGTLTEEAGEFAGLNVLDGANNAIIAALTEKRALLKQEAYQHKYPYDWRTKKPTIFRATEQWFASVEGFRDEALKAIKGVRWIPAQGENRITAMVGDRSDWCISRQRNWGVPIPVFYDEETGEALLNETTINHVKEIIAKEGSDAWWKRSVEELLPEEYRDNGRTYRKGTDTMDVWFDSGSSWAAVAKQRDGLNYPVDLYLEGSDQHRGWFQSSLLTSVAVNNVAPYKTVLTHGFVLDEKGYKMSKSLGNVVDPNIIINGGKNQKTEPPYGADVLRLWVSSVDYSSDVPIGQTILKQLADVYRKIRNTARFLLGNIHDFDPAKDAVAYSDLPELDKYILHQTHNVFTEVTEAFEEFQFFKFFQKVQNFCVVDLSNFYLDIAKDRLYISDVNAPRRRSCQTVMAIILETLAKAIAPVLCHMAEDIWQNLPYETEHQSVFSAGWYQLDPQWAADETLFQRWEELRKIRNSVNLVLEKARTEKLIGASLEAKILMRDVDGALTDWLAALNPADSLSESPRVDELRYLLLISQVEFVTAALDDQQYQDTLELAEGKLQIAVVKADGHKCDRCWNYSTQVGTFTDDPTICERCNAALAGQF; via the coding sequence GTGACAGACGCAAAGAGCTACAAAGATACCGTTAATTTGCCAAAAACCACCTTTAATATGCGGGCCAATGCTCCCCAAAAAGAACCAGAAATCCAAAAATTCTGGCAAGAAAACCGCATTTACGAAGACCTAGCGCAGAATAACCCCAAAGACTTCTTTACGCTGCACGATGGCCCCCCCTATGCCAACGGCGACCTCCACATGGGCCATGCCCTAAACAAGGTGCTGAAGGACATCATTAATAAGTACAAGCTCTTACAAGGCTACAAAACCCACTATGTCCCCGGTTGGGATTGTCACGGTTTACCCATCGAATTAAAGGTACTGCAAAATCTCAGTGCCGATGCCCGGCAAAATCTCACGCCCCTTAAACTGCGTTACAAAGCCCGTGACTTTGCCCTCAAAACCCAAAAAGCCCAAGCAGCCGGATTTCAACGGTATGGCGTTTGGGGCGACTGGGAAAACCCTTATCTCACCCTCACCCCAGAATATGAAGCGGCTCAAATCGGCGTATTTGGCGACATGGCCCTCAAAGGCTATATCTATCGCGGTCTGAAGCCCGTCCATTGGAGTCCGAGTTCCCAAACGGCCCTCGCCGAGGCAGAACTTGAATACCCCGAAGGCCACACTTCCCAAAGTATCTATGTCTCTTTTCCGATCACGGATCTAAGCCCGGAAGCCAAAGCTACTTTAGGCGAATTTGCCGATAGTTTGGGCGTGGCGATTTGGACAACAACCCCTTGGACATTGCCTGGTAACTTGGCTGTGGCGATTAATCCTGACCTGGAATATGCCGTGGTAGAAACCGATGGTAGCCTCTGCGCCCAGAAATATTTAGTGGTGGCCAAGGATCTCGCAGAAAGTTTAACGAAAACCTTTGACGCTGCCTTAACAGTGAAAACCAGCTTTAAAGGGGAAATCCTTGAACATTGCACCTATCAGCATCCCCTCTACAATCGCACCAGTCCGGTGGTGGCTGGTGGTGACTACATCACAACGGAATCTGGGACGGGCCTCGTTCACACTGCGCCAGGCCATGGTCAGGAAGACTACATCACGGGCCAGAAATATGGTTTACCCATCCTTTCCCCGGTAGATGCAGAAGGAACTTTAACTGAAGAAGCAGGCGAATTTGCGGGCTTAAATGTTCTCGACGGAGCAAATAACGCAATCATCGCGGCTTTAACGGAAAAACGTGCTCTTTTAAAACAAGAAGCCTACCAACACAAATATCCCTACGATTGGCGTACCAAAAAACCGACGATTTTCCGGGCCACAGAACAGTGGTTCGCCTCCGTGGAAGGGTTCCGGGATGAAGCTCTCAAGGCAATTAAGGGGGTGCGGTGGATTCCGGCCCAGGGGGAAAATCGGATCACGGCCATGGTTGGCGATCGCAGTGACTGGTGTATTTCCCGGCAACGCAATTGGGGTGTCCCCATTCCTGTTTTCTACGACGAGGAAACCGGGGAAGCATTGTTAAATGAAACCACCATTAACCACGTTAAAGAAATCATTGCCAAGGAAGGTTCTGACGCTTGGTGGAAACGTTCGGTAGAAGAACTTTTACCGGAGGAATATCGTGACAATGGTCGCACTTACCGCAAGGGTACCGATACCATGGATGTGTGGTTTGATTCGGGTTCTTCCTGGGCGGCTGTGGCTAAACAGCGGGACGGTTTAAATTATCCTGTGGATCTGTATTTAGAAGGTTCTGACCAGCATCGGGGTTGGTTCCAGTCGAGTCTTTTAACCAGTGTGGCTGTTAATAATGTGGCCCCCTATAAAACGGTATTAACCCACGGTTTTGTGCTCGATGAAAAGGGCTACAAAATGAGTAAATCCCTGGGAAATGTTGTTGATCCCAATATCATTATTAATGGCGGCAAAAACCAGAAAACCGAACCGCCCTATGGTGCAGATGTGCTGCGCCTATGGGTTTCTTCGGTGGATTACTCTTCAGATGTGCCCATTGGCCAAACAATTCTGAAACAGTTGGCGGATGTTTATCGCAAAATTCGCAATACAGCCCGTTTCTTATTAGGAAATATCCATGATTTTGATCCAGCGAAAGATGCAGTTGCTTACAGTGATTTACCGGAATTAGATAAGTATATTTTGCATCAAACCCACAATGTTTTTACAGAAGTTACAGAAGCTTTTGAGGAATTCCAATTCTTTAAATTCTTCCAAAAGGTGCAAAATTTCTGCGTGGTGGATCTGTCGAATTTCTATCTCGATATTGCCAAGGATCGCCTCTACATTTCTGATGTGAATGCTCCCCGGCGGCGCAGTTGTCAAACGGTAATGGCGATTATCCTTGAAACTCTGGCCAAGGCGATCGCCCCAGTATTGTGTCACATGGCGGAGGATATTTGGCAGAACTTGCCCTACGAAACGGAGCATCAATCGGTGTTTAGTGCGGGTTGGTATCAACTCGATCCCCAATGGGCAGCGGACGAAACTTTATTCCAACGGTGGGAAGAACTGCGCAAAATCCGCAACAGCGTGAACCTCGTTCTCGAAAAAGCCCGCACAGAAAAATTAATCGGTGCTTCCCTCGAAGCAAAAATTCTGATGCGCGATGTGGATGGGGCCTTAACAGACTGGCTCGCGGCCCTAAATCCCGCCGATAGTTTGAGTGAGTCCCCACGGGTGGATGAACTGCGCTATTTGCTCCTTATTTCCCAGGTGGAATTTGTAACGGCAGCCCTCGACGATCAGCAGTACCAAGACACCCTGGAGTTGGCTGAAGGCAAGCTCCAAATCGCCGTGGTCAAGGCGGACGGTCACAAATGCGATCGCTGTTGGAATTACTCCACACAAGTGGGCACCTTTACGGATGATCCCACCATTTGTGAACGCTGTAATGCAGCCTTAGCCGGTCAATTCTAA
- a CDS encoding diacylglycerol/polyprenol kinase family protein, which produces MDVNHLVAEIFSPALRMPLGTVITYLGALLAIAEGLSRKNHLSPELTRKIVHIGSGNVILLAWWFDIPMEIGIAAAFIAGLIALISYFLPILPSVNSVGRQSLGTFFYALSMGVLIWWFWSIQQPVFAVLGILVMAWGDGLAAVVGSQLGKHPYEILGNKKSLEGTATMFGVGFLICGLLFLGFDLMLWQKAAIALVVALCSTLLESIAQFGIDNFLVPVGSAAIAFLLVQALI; this is translated from the coding sequence ATGGATGTCAATCATCTCGTCGCGGAAATCTTTTCCCCAGCCCTCCGGATGCCCCTGGGAACGGTCATCACTTATCTGGGGGCGCTGTTGGCGATCGCCGAAGGTCTCAGTCGCAAAAATCACCTAAGCCCAGAACTGACCCGCAAAATTGTCCATATCGGCAGTGGTAATGTCATTCTCCTCGCCTGGTGGTTTGATATTCCGATGGAAATTGGCATTGCTGCCGCCTTTATTGCAGGCTTAATTGCCCTGATTTCCTACTTCCTGCCGATTTTACCCAGCGTGAATAGCGTCGGTCGCCAGAGCCTCGGCACCTTTTTCTATGCCCTCAGTATGGGGGTGTTGATCTGGTGGTTTTGGTCGATTCAGCAACCTGTATTTGCGGTGCTTGGCATTTTGGTGATGGCCTGGGGCGATGGTTTGGCTGCCGTGGTCGGTAGCCAATTGGGCAAACATCCCTACGAAATTCTTGGCAACAAAAAAAGCCTCGAAGGCACCGCCACAATGTTTGGGGTGGGTTTCTTGATTTGCGGTTTATTATTTCTCGGTTTTGACCTCATGCTTTGGCAAAAAGCGGCGATCGCCCTCGTTGTTGCCCTTTGTTCTACCTTGCTCGAAAGCATTGCCCAGTTTGGCATTGATAATTTTTTGGTGCCCGTCGGCAGTGCGGCGATCGCCTTTTTACTCGTACAAGCTTTGATTTAG
- a CDS encoding YkvA family protein encodes MSLSPKALYDWYRNTLRNPKYRWWIILGTLAYLISPIDISPDFFPIAGQIDDVMLATLLIAELSQMALAFFQARQENSQGKTTTQGETTATVDIPSVSVDES; translated from the coding sequence ATGTCGCTTTCTCCCAAGGCTCTTTATGATTGGTACCGCAACACCCTGCGCAATCCGAAATACCGGTGGTGGATTATTTTAGGCACTTTGGCATATTTGATCAGCCCCATTGATATTTCACCGGACTTTTTCCCCATTGCGGGTCAGATTGATGATGTGATGCTGGCGACATTGTTGATTGCGGAACTGTCCCAAATGGCCTTGGCTTTTTTCCAAGCCCGCCAAGAAAATTCCCAAGGGAAAACGACAACCCAGGGAGAAACGACGGCAACGGTGGATATCCCTTCGGTTTCGGTAGATGAATCCTAA
- the psbB gene encoding photosystem II chlorophyll-binding protein CP47, with amino-acid sequence MGLPWYRVHTVVLNDPGRLISVHLMHTALVAGWAGSMALYELAIFDPSDPVLNPMWRQGMFVLPFMARLGVTGSWNGWDITGAVGTNPGFWSFEGVAAAHIVLSGLLFLAAVWHWVYWDLDLFVDSRTGKPALDLPKMFGIHLFLSGLLCFGFGAFHLSGVWGPGMWVSDPYGVTGHVQAVAPDWGPSGFNPFNPGGVVAHHIAAGIVGIIAGLFHLSVRPPERLYKALRMGNIETVLSSSIAAVFFAAFVVAGTMWYGNATTPIELFGPTRYQWDQGYFQNEIQRRVDAEIASGATPAEAWNTIPEKLAFYDYVGNSPAKGGLFRTGPMDQGDGIAQSWAGHPVFKDAEGRELFVRRMPNFFETFPVVMTDADGVLRADIPFRRSESKFSVEQAGVTVSFLGGELNGQTFTDAATVRKYARRAQLGEPFEFDTETLGSDGVFRTSPRGWFTFGHAVFALLFFFGHIWHGSRTLYRDVFAGVDPELAEEQVEWGFFQKVGDKSTRAS; translated from the coding sequence ATGGGACTACCTTGGTACCGCGTACATACAGTCGTCCTTAACGACCCAGGTCGTCTGATTTCTGTACACCTCATGCACACTGCGCTTGTCGCAGGTTGGGCTGGCTCAATGGCCCTCTATGAGCTAGCAATTTTCGATCCCAGTGATCCCGTCCTCAATCCCATGTGGCGGCAGGGCATGTTCGTACTGCCGTTCATGGCACGGCTGGGCGTAACTGGCTCCTGGAATGGCTGGGATATCACTGGTGCTGTAGGCACTAACCCCGGTTTTTGGTCCTTTGAAGGCGTCGCCGCAGCACACATCGTTCTGTCCGGTCTTCTGTTCCTCGCTGCCGTTTGGCACTGGGTTTATTGGGATCTCGATCTTTTTGTTGACTCCCGTACCGGTAAGCCTGCCCTAGACTTGCCGAAAATGTTTGGGATTCACCTGTTCCTATCTGGTCTTCTTTGCTTCGGCTTTGGAGCCTTTCACCTCAGCGGCGTCTGGGGGCCTGGAATGTGGGTTTCTGACCCCTATGGTGTAACGGGCCATGTCCAAGCCGTTGCCCCCGATTGGGGCCCCAGTGGATTTAACCCCTTCAACCCTGGCGGCGTTGTGGCGCACCACATTGCCGCTGGTATCGTTGGGATTATTGCTGGTCTTTTCCACCTCAGTGTGCGTCCCCCTGAGCGTCTGTATAAGGCACTCCGGATGGGTAACATTGAGACGGTTTTATCCAGCAGTATTGCAGCGGTATTTTTTGCCGCATTCGTCGTCGCTGGCACCATGTGGTACGGCAACGCTACCACCCCCATCGAACTTTTCGGCCCGACCCGTTATCAGTGGGACCAGGGTTATTTCCAAAACGAAATTCAGCGCCGTGTGGATGCTGAAATTGCGTCAGGGGCAACACCTGCGGAAGCTTGGAATACAATTCCTGAAAAACTTGCTTTTTATGACTATGTCGGTAACAGCCCTGCGAAAGGTGGTTTGTTCCGTACAGGGCCGATGGATCAAGGTGATGGAATTGCTCAGTCTTGGGCCGGCCACCCTGTCTTCAAAGATGCAGAAGGTCGTGAGCTTTTTGTTCGTCGGATGCCCAACTTCTTTGAAACCTTCCCTGTGGTCATGACCGATGCGGATGGCGTCCTCCGGGCTGATATTCCGTTCCGTCGTTCTGAGTCTAAGTTCTCCGTTGAACAGGCTGGGGTTACGGTTTCCTTCTTGGGTGGCGAACTCAATGGTCAAACCTTCACCGATGCTGCCACTGTCAGAAAATACGCCCGTCGTGCCCAGTTGGGTGAGCCTTTCGAGTTTGATACTGAAACCCTTGGTTCTGACGGTGTATTCCGGACGAGCCCCCGTGGTTGGTTCACTTTTGGTCACGCTGTATTTGCGCTGCTGTTCTTCTTTGGTCACATTTGGCATGGTTCTCGGACGTTGTACCGTGACGTATTTGCTGGGGTTGACCCTGAACTGGCAGAAGAGCAAGTGGAATGGGGCTTCTTCCAGAAGGTTGGTGACAAGAGTACCCGTGCTAGCTAA
- a CDS encoding MBL fold metallo-hydrolase gives MKRRQFIQTAGISAFGAIAGFSLLQKNTVQAQTGNLDIEWLGHTCFSVSGAGTKVLINPFRALSCTAGYRDTFPQADIVLLSSQLFDEGYTDGLPGDPRILFQAGQYPVNNITFDGISLAHANIERYRGWRFPPNIAWSWRQGGISLLHLGGAGEEVDIDDFILTGGSPDILMIPVGGTDADPQNIPPKGYTPAQALQALELLRPKIVIPTHYKTTAGDDTCGLQSIESFLNLVDRNEIKVTTVASNRLQVNRAALSQANSEIKVLSDRPLLRA, from the coding sequence ATGAAACGTAGACAGTTTATTCAGACCGCAGGGATTAGTGCTTTTGGGGCGATCGCCGGCTTTTCTCTGCTGCAAAAAAATACCGTCCAAGCCCAAACCGGCAACCTTGATATTGAATGGCTGGGTCACACCTGTTTTTCCGTCAGTGGTGCGGGGACTAAGGTTCTCATTAATCCCTTCCGTGCCCTCAGTTGTACCGCAGGTTATCGGGACACATTTCCCCAAGCAGACATTGTCCTGTTGAGTAGCCAACTGTTCGACGAAGGCTATACCGATGGTTTACCCGGAGACCCCAGGATTTTGTTCCAAGCCGGACAATATCCCGTGAATAACATCACCTTTGACGGCATTAGCCTCGCCCATGCCAACATCGAACGCTATCGGGGCTGGCGCTTCCCGCCCAACATTGCCTGGAGCTGGCGCCAGGGAGGCATTAGTCTCTTGCACCTCGGCGGCGCTGGGGAAGAAGTGGACATCGATGATTTTATTTTGACCGGGGGCAGCCCAGATATTCTGATGATCCCCGTTGGGGGCACCGACGCCGACCCACAGAATATTCCCCCCAAGGGTTACACCCCAGCCCAAGCGCTCCAAGCCCTAGAGTTGCTGCGTCCCAAGATTGTTATCCCGACCCACTATAAAACAACGGCCGGGGACGACACCTGTGGGCTCCAGTCCATTGAATCCTTTTTAAACTTAGTAGACCGTAACGAAATTAAGGTGACCACGGTGGCTTCAAATCGCCTCCAGGTCAATCGAGCGGCCCTTTCCCAAGCCAATTCGGAGATTAAAGTTTTAAGCGATCGCCCCCTGTTGCGGGCCTAG
- a CDS encoding anthranilate synthase component II: MIIVIDNYDSFTYNLVQYLGELGKELPVAQDIEVYRNDKITLAEIRAKQPAGIVISPGPGRPEDAGISLAVIKELGQELPILGVCLGHQSIGQVFGGKIIGAATLMHGKISAIHHANKGVFAGLENPFPATRYHSLVIDKNNCPDCLEVTAWVDDGTIMGVQHRDYPHIQGVQFHPESILTTAGKQLLRNFLATLSPVPLLVTN, encoded by the coding sequence TTGATCATCGTCATCGACAACTATGACAGTTTCACCTATAACCTTGTCCAATACCTCGGCGAATTAGGCAAAGAATTACCCGTGGCCCAGGACATCGAAGTGTATCGGAACGACAAAATTACCCTCGCTGAAATTCGTGCCAAACAACCTGCGGGCATCGTCATTTCGCCGGGGCCAGGCCGTCCAGAAGACGCGGGGATTTCCTTGGCGGTGATCAAAGAATTGGGCCAGGAACTTCCTATCCTTGGGGTTTGTCTGGGACACCAAAGCATCGGCCAGGTGTTTGGGGGCAAAATTATCGGTGCCGCAACCCTGATGCATGGCAAGATCTCCGCGATTCACCATGCCAACAAAGGGGTATTTGCTGGTTTAGAAAATCCATTCCCCGCCACCCGTTACCATAGCTTGGTGATCGACAAAAATAATTGTCCTGATTGTTTAGAGGTCACTGCTTGGGTGGATGACGGTACGATTATGGGCGTACAACATCGGGATTATCCCCATATCCAGGGGGTACAATTCCATCCCGAAAGTATCTTAACCACGGCAGGTAAACAGCTTTTGCGGAATTTCCTCGCTACTCTGTCGCCTGTACCGCTGCTTGTAACGAATTAG
- a CDS encoding diacylglycerol kinase family protein, whose protein sequence is MTQHKKILSPPDRERRSLAWKVAPDLLASFRYAWQGIVYATRTQRNFRIHLAIAVFVWTMCWLLSLNYLETAILTAMVALVLVLELLNTALESVVDLTVQQSYHELAKIAKDCAAAAVLIGAIASVAIAGLIAWPHFQALLEPAILTPVKSYFSPQKISLFP, encoded by the coding sequence ATGACACAGCACAAAAAAATCCTCTCACCCCCCGACCGGGAACGGCGATCGCTAGCCTGGAAAGTGGCCCCTGACCTCCTCGCGAGCTTCCGTTACGCTTGGCAGGGCATTGTGTACGCCACCCGCACCCAGAGAAATTTTCGGATTCACTTGGCGATCGCCGTTTTTGTGTGGACAATGTGTTGGCTGTTGTCCCTCAATTATCTAGAAACAGCGATCCTCACAGCCATGGTCGCCCTAGTGCTTGTCCTGGAGTTGCTAAATACAGCCCTCGAATCGGTGGTGGATCTCACAGTACAGCAGAGTTACCATGAGCTCGCAAAAATTGCCAAAGACTGCGCGGCGGCGGCAGTACTCATTGGGGCGATCGCCTCGGTGGCCATTGCCGGATTAATCGCTTGGCCCCACTTCCAAGCACTCCTAGAGCCTGCTATCTTAACCCCTGTAAAATCCTATTTTTCACCGCAAAAAATTTCCCTGTTTCCCTAG
- the ybeY gene encoding rRNA maturation RNase YbeY, whose product MQPVLECEIFVENASGLELPELAIAPWENHLQRWLPELTAALPPADGYELTLRFTTDAEIHNLNHQYRHKDQPTDVLSFAALEDNFASPLPPGEPLYLGDIIVSVETAQRQAQERQHSLQTELGWLVSHGLLHLLGWDHPDEARLIEMLDRQAVLLRNVQLIP is encoded by the coding sequence ATGCAGCCCGTGCTTGAGTGTGAAATTTTTGTCGAAAATGCTTCTGGTCTAGAACTGCCTGAATTGGCGATCGCCCCTTGGGAAAATCACCTTCAACGGTGGCTACCGGAATTAACAGCGGCTTTACCCCCGGCCGACGGTTACGAGTTAACCCTCCGCTTCACCACTGACGCCGAAATCCACAATCTCAATCACCAATATCGCCACAAAGACCAACCCACCGACGTCCTTTCCTTTGCGGCCCTCGAAGATAATTTTGCTAGCCCCTTACCCCCTGGGGAACCGCTCTATCTGGGAGACATTATTGTTTCGGTAGAAACGGCCCAACGCCAGGCCCAGGAACGGCAGCACAGCCTCCAAACGGAACTGGGTTGGTTGGTGAGCCATGGTTTATTGCACCTGCTGGGGTGGGATCATCCCGATGAAGCCCGGTTAATTGAAATGCTCGATCGTCAAGCCGTACTCTTGCGAAACGTTCAACTTATTCCATAA
- a CDS encoding DUF3285 domain-containing protein codes for MSESQTSLDQAPEATEPKPSYVKLAMRNMVRKGGKSLWHFFLTTAGLLGFFVTMAYLTR; via the coding sequence ATGTCTGAATCCCAAACTTCCCTCGACCAGGCCCCAGAAGCCACTGAACCTAAACCCAGCTACGTCAAGCTCGCCATGCGGAATATGGTGCGCAAAGGGGGTAAGTCCCTCTGGCATTTTTTCCTCACCACCGCTGGCCTGTTGGGGTTTTTCGTCACCATGGCCTACCTCACCCGTTAG
- a CDS encoding NAD-dependent epimerase/dehydratase family protein, producing the protein MRILIIGGTRFIGVYLTQVLLAAGHEVVLFNRGNHPAPMGVGQIIGDRQEPAQLKEKLAGETFDAIFDNNGRELAHTQPLAEIFAGKVKHFVYVSSAGVYLPTDQPPHKEADPVDPNSRHKGKHETEAYLAQSDLPWTSIRPTYIYGAKNYNDLEAWFFDRIVRDRPIPIPGDGQLITQFGHVYDLATAMAAVLDNPKAIGQIYNISGDRFVTFTGLAKACAVAAGKDPDTLALVYYNPKQFDLGKRKAFPIRAQHFMADINKALNDLDWQPKYDLVSGLKDSFQNDYLANGRDKVDLDFSLDDQILGQR; encoded by the coding sequence ATGCGCATTTTAATTATTGGTGGTACCCGGTTTATTGGGGTTTATCTCACCCAAGTTTTATTGGCGGCAGGCCACGAGGTAGTGCTGTTTAACCGGGGCAATCATCCGGCACCGATGGGCGTAGGGCAAATTATTGGCGATCGCCAAGAGCCGGCGCAACTGAAGGAAAAACTGGCTGGCGAAACCTTTGACGCGATTTTTGATAATAATGGCAGGGAACTCGCCCATACCCAGCCCCTCGCCGAAATTTTTGCTGGAAAAGTGAAGCATTTTGTCTATGTCAGTTCCGCTGGCGTTTATCTGCCCACTGACCAACCGCCCCACAAAGAAGCCGATCCCGTTGATCCCAACAGCCGCCACAAGGGGAAGCACGAAACGGAGGCTTATTTGGCCCAGAGTGATTTGCCCTGGACATCGATCCGTCCCACCTACATTTACGGCGCAAAAAATTACAATGACCTGGAAGCTTGGTTCTTTGACCGCATCGTCCGCGATCGCCCGATTCCAATTCCTGGGGATGGGCAATTGATCACCCAGTTTGGCCATGTTTATGATCTGGCGACGGCCATGGCAGCGGTGCTAGATAATCCGAAAGCGATTGGACAAATTTACAATATTTCAGGCGATCGCTTTGTCACTTTTACCGGACTCGCAAAAGCCTGCGCCGTAGCAGCAGGGAAAGATCCCGATACGTTGGCATTGGTTTATTACAACCCCAAACAATTCGACCTCGGCAAACGCAAAGCCTTTCCGATCCGCGCCCAGCACTTCATGGCAGATATCAATAAAGCCCTGAATGACCTCGACTGGCAACCGAAATATGATCTAGTGAGTGGCTTAAAAGATTCTTTCCAGAATGACTATCTCGCCAATGGTCGAGACAAGGTTGACCTCGACTTCAGTCTTGATGACCAAATTTTAGGACAGCGATAG
- a CDS encoding DUF1493 family protein gives MATSTLTDIYRFIQQEIPSATGDRLNATTDLFGTFDIQADDCATFIEKFAQKFKVDLDGYLWYFHHGEAGLNLGGFLIKPPYERVERIPITPEILLKAATKRRWKLSYPDHTLPKKRWDMVVNKIILFLVFFYILNRFAPLLIEKFT, from the coding sequence ATGGCTACTAGCACCCTCACCGACATTTACCGTTTCATTCAACAGGAAATTCCCAGCGCGACAGGCGATCGCCTCAACGCAACAACCGATCTTTTTGGCACCTTTGACATCCAGGCCGATGACTGTGCCACCTTTATAGAAAAATTCGCCCAGAAATTCAAAGTCGATCTTGATGGCTACCTTTGGTATTTTCACCACGGCGAAGCGGGCCTTAACCTTGGTGGATTTTTGATCAAGCCTCCCTACGAACGGGTTGAACGCATTCCTATCACCCCAGAAATTTTATTAAAAGCGGCCACCAAGCGCCGCTGGAAACTCAGCTATCCCGACCACACCCTCCCGAAAAAACGTTGGGATATGGTGGTCAATAAAATTATTCTGTTCCTCGTCTTTTTCTACATCCTGAATCGTTTTGCGCCCCTCCTCATCGAAAAATTCACCTAA